In Candidatus Cohnella colombiensis, one DNA window encodes the following:
- a CDS encoding purine-nucleoside phosphorylase, whose translation MSTVITKAIIEEAAAYIRSKTNIAPDIGMILGSGLGVIGNDLEDAVIFPYEEIPHFPVSTVEGHAGELVIGKLQGRKVALMRGRFHMYEGYEPERTALPVRVMKALGVSSLLVTNAAGGVNLGYKPGNLMLISDHLNLTGRNPLIGPNDNALGLRFPDMSEPYSKRLRDLSKETAAQLGFEVQEGVYAGLLGPNFETPAEIRMLRTIGADAVGMSTVSEVIVARHSGIEVLGISCISNMAAGILDQPLTHEEVMETTELVKDQFISLVMNVLPKM comes from the coding sequence ATGTCAACAGTGATCACAAAAGCAATTATTGAAGAAGCAGCAGCATACATCCGCTCCAAGACGAATATTGCGCCGGATATCGGTATGATTTTAGGATCAGGACTCGGCGTAATCGGCAACGATCTTGAAGATGCAGTTATTTTTCCATATGAAGAAATCCCGCATTTTCCTGTATCTACTGTAGAAGGTCATGCAGGTGAGCTTGTTATTGGTAAGCTTCAAGGGCGCAAGGTCGCATTGATGCGCGGTCGATTCCATATGTACGAAGGCTATGAGCCAGAGCGTACGGCATTACCAGTTCGAGTGATGAAGGCGCTTGGAGTTAGCTCATTGCTCGTTACGAATGCCGCGGGCGGTGTTAATTTAGGTTATAAACCAGGAAATTTAATGTTAATCTCTGATCATTTGAATTTAACGGGACGTAATCCGCTCATTGGACCGAACGACAATGCACTTGGTTTACGATTCCCAGATATGTCCGAGCCTTATAGTAAACGTCTTCGTGATTTGTCGAAGGAAACAGCTGCTCAGCTTGGATTCGAAGTACAAGAGGGTGTATATGCCGGTTTGCTAGGTCCAAACTTTGAGACACCTGCTGAAATTCGCATGCTCCGCACAATCGGTGCAGATGCGGTAGGGATGTCAACAGTGTCTGAGGTCATTGTCGCACGCCATTCTGGGATCGAAGTATTGGGAATTTCGTGTATTAGTAACATGGCAGCGGGCATTCTCGATCAACCATTGACGCATGAAGAAGTGATGGAAACGACGGAGCTTGTGAAAGATCAATTCATTTCGCTTGTTATGAACGTGCTACCTAAGATGTAG
- a CDS encoding Fur family transcriptional regulator: MEARIDSIKQKLHAQGYKLTPQREATVRVLLENEADHLSAEDVFMLVRDKAPEIGLATVYRTLELLTEMHIVEKINFGDGVARYDLRADSDKHHHHHLICINCGSMSEIKEDWLGPLEEKLEQEYGFQVLDHRLDFQGVCAKCQSEQATN; this comes from the coding sequence ATGGAAGCCCGAATTGATAGTATTAAACAAAAACTACACGCTCAGGGCTACAAGTTAACCCCACAAAGAGAAGCAACCGTTCGCGTCTTACTAGAGAATGAAGCAGATCACTTAAGTGCAGAAGATGTGTTTATGCTCGTCAGAGATAAAGCGCCGGAAATTGGATTAGCGACTGTATATCGGACATTAGAGCTACTCACTGAGATGCATATCGTAGAGAAAATAAATTTCGGTGACGGTGTTGCACGCTACGATCTTCGTGCGGATAGCGATAAGCACCATCATCATCATCTCATTTGTATCAATTGCGGTTCGATGAGCGAGATTAAAGAAGACTGGTTAGGTCCGTTAGAAGAGAAGCTGGAGCAGGAATATGGATTCCAAGTACTGGACCACCGCTTAGACTTTCAAGGGGTATGTGCTAAATGTCAAAGTGAACAAGCGACAAATTGA
- a CDS encoding stage V sporulation protein AB — MAGVELLQVCLLALIGLAAGCAAGSAFIALLIVLDLIPRLVQITRAYRRTAFFESAIVAGAMYWIVADFNNWQFWLPPFALLVPAVFQGVFVGMLAAALTEVLNVLPILAKRLKLKHQLLSLLVVMVLGKVVGSLVEWLWL, encoded by the coding sequence ATGGCAGGGGTTGAGCTGCTTCAAGTCTGTTTGCTTGCATTGATCGGGTTAGCAGCGGGCTGTGCAGCAGGAAGTGCTTTTATCGCGCTACTTATCGTACTCGATCTGATTCCTCGTTTAGTCCAAATTACTCGGGCTTATCGACGAACTGCTTTTTTTGAATCTGCCATTGTTGCAGGAGCGATGTATTGGATTGTTGCTGATTTTAACAATTGGCAGTTTTGGCTTCCGCCCTTTGCATTACTGGTGCCCGCCGTTTTTCAAGGTGTATTCGTAGGAATGCTCGCAGCAGCATTAACGGAGGTGCTTAACGTGTTGCCAATTTTAGCGAAGCGTTTAAAGCTTAAGCATCAATTGCTCTCATTACTTGTTGTCATGGTGCTAGGGAAAGTCGTGGGGTCTTTGGTCGAGTGGTTATGGCTGTAA
- a CDS encoding DUF4227 family protein → MNYPLKKWWDRMQFTLLFLVISIFMHHFFGWFHGWIGPENRYKQPVGHASKVFQSGEGNDPTSSPGDRLRLFYWLGE, encoded by the coding sequence ATGAATTATCCTTTAAAGAAGTGGTGGGACCGCATGCAGTTTACGTTGCTGTTCCTCGTAATTTCTATTTTTATGCATCATTTTTTCGGGTGGTTTCACGGTTGGATCGGTCCGGAAAATCGATATAAACAGCCGGTTGGACATGCATCGAAAGTGTTTCAGTCCGGTGAGGGGAATGATCCCACTAGCTCTCCGGGTGATCGGCTTCGTTTGTTTTATTGGCTAGGAGAATAA
- a CDS encoding spore germination protein — MAEDQQDKIPNQIDEWKESLKEAIGLEKSFEIQLREMNMGNGRIALLFLSTFSKDDALTDILSRLSYLNDQELDHDGLHKLLNLYLPASQVKLCSSYSEMINEVLAGNTAFYVDGFDTVIIVDVRQYQARTPEQPSLEKVVRGSQDGFTETLLVNVSLIRRRLRDPKLRFEMLKVGRRTQTDVCLGYIEDITNPQLIEAIRDKIKAIDIDGIPLADKELEEMTINSGWNPFPLVRYTERPDVVAAQMLNGSVTVIVDTSPSAVLLPTSYFDLVQHAEENRQNPFMGTYMRWVRYLGILASLFLLPLWFLFDQNEALKPEWLSFVGTEKDGQIPLILQFLIAEIGVDLLRLAAVHTPAPLVTAMTLLSAILIGDIAVKTGLFVNEVILYMAVSAIGMFATPSYELGLANRVVRLTLLLAVFAFQVPGFVVVTTFLLIYLAYKRSFNTPYLWPFIPFNGKALLGIIVRRPLPSNKKRLSIYRTLDEAKQPD, encoded by the coding sequence ATGGCAGAGGATCAACAAGATAAAATTCCTAATCAAATTGATGAATGGAAAGAAAGCCTAAAGGAAGCAATTGGACTCGAGAAAAGTTTTGAAATCCAATTACGAGAAATGAACATGGGCAACGGTCGGATCGCGTTGCTTTTTCTAAGCACGTTCTCTAAAGATGATGCTCTTACAGATATTTTATCGAGATTATCGTATTTGAACGATCAGGAGCTTGATCATGATGGGTTGCATAAGCTGTTAAATCTATATTTACCGGCAAGTCAAGTGAAGCTCTGTTCTTCTTATAGTGAGATGATCAATGAGGTTCTTGCGGGCAACACAGCATTTTATGTGGATGGTTTTGATACGGTTATCATTGTTGATGTAAGGCAGTATCAAGCGAGAACCCCAGAGCAGCCTAGCTTAGAAAAAGTTGTTCGCGGCAGTCAAGATGGGTTCACCGAGACATTGTTGGTCAATGTATCGCTCATTCGTAGACGATTGCGTGACCCTAAGCTGCGTTTTGAGATGCTGAAGGTGGGGCGCCGTACGCAGACAGATGTATGTCTTGGCTATATTGAGGACATTACAAATCCGCAACTTATTGAGGCAATTCGCGATAAGATTAAAGCGATTGATATTGATGGTATACCACTTGCGGACAAAGAATTGGAGGAAATGACGATCAATTCGGGATGGAATCCATTTCCTCTCGTGCGCTATACAGAGCGTCCAGACGTCGTAGCTGCGCAAATGCTCAATGGAAGTGTCACCGTAATTGTCGATACTTCGCCAAGTGCAGTATTATTGCCTACATCGTACTTTGATCTTGTACAGCATGCTGAAGAAAATCGCCAAAACCCGTTCATGGGGACATATATGCGATGGGTTCGGTATTTAGGGATACTAGCTTCGCTATTTTTGTTACCGCTGTGGTTTTTATTTGATCAGAATGAAGCGTTGAAGCCAGAATGGTTGTCGTTTGTCGGTACGGAGAAGGATGGTCAAATTCCGCTCATTCTTCAATTCCTCATCGCTGAGATTGGTGTCGATTTGCTGAGATTGGCTGCTGTACATACACCTGCTCCACTTGTAACCGCAATGACACTGCTTTCAGCCATATTGATCGGCGATATAGCAGTCAAAACAGGGTTATTTGTCAATGAAGTTATTTTGTACATGGCGGTAAGTGCAATCGGCATGTTCGCAACTCCTAGTTATGAGTTAGGGTTAGCCAATCGGGTCGTCCGACTGACGTTGCTGTTAGCTGTATTTGCATTTCAAGTACCAGGGTTTGTCGTCGTTACCACCTTTCTCTTGATTTATCTTGCGTATAAGAGATCATTCAACACACCCTATTTGTGGCCCTTCATCCCTTTTAATGGGAAAGCATTATTAGGGATTATTGTTCGTCGTCCGCTCCCTTCAAATAAAAAAAGACTATCGATTTATCGTACTCTCGATGAAGCCAAACAACCAGATTAG
- the sigF gene encoding RNA polymerase sporulation sigma factor SigF, producing the protein MELEWKRTSPPAYLDDKEVKRLIALSQSGDTTARDTLVNSNIRLVWSVVQRFANRKYDSDDLFQIGCIGLLKSVDKFDLTYEVKFSTYAVPMIIGEIQRFLRDDGTLKVSRSLKETANRVRKAKDELSKRYGRAPTISEIAEEIGLTPEEIVFAQEANKPPTSIHETVFENDGDPITLMDQIADDTQDKWFDKLALTEAIQGLSERERLIVYLRYFRDQTQAEVAGRLGISQVQVSRLEKKILQNIKNQIAL; encoded by the coding sequence ATGGAATTGGAATGGAAGCGAACGTCTCCGCCGGCGTACTTGGATGATAAGGAAGTAAAGCGCCTGATCGCGCTTAGTCAATCCGGAGATACTACCGCGCGCGATACGCTCGTTAATAGCAATATTCGGTTAGTGTGGTCTGTCGTGCAACGATTCGCAAATCGTAAATATGACAGTGATGATTTGTTTCAGATTGGTTGCATTGGATTGTTGAAGTCAGTAGACAAATTCGACCTTACCTATGAAGTGAAATTTTCTACCTATGCTGTTCCTATGATTATTGGCGAGATCCAACGTTTTCTTCGAGATGATGGCACATTAAAGGTAAGTCGCTCGCTCAAGGAAACTGCGAATCGCGTCCGTAAAGCAAAGGATGAGCTATCTAAGCGTTATGGTCGTGCGCCTACGATTAGTGAAATTGCTGAAGAGATCGGTTTGACGCCCGAAGAGATCGTGTTCGCTCAGGAAGCGAATAAGCCACCCACCTCGATCCATGAGACCGTCTTTGAGAATGATGGTGATCCGATTACACTAATGGATCAAATTGCAGACGATACTCAGGATAAGTGGTTCGACAAGCTTGCACTCACAGAAGCGATTCAAGGGCTTAGCGAACGCGAACGTCTCATTGTCTATTTGCGTTATTTCCGTGATCAGACGCAAGCAGAAGTAGCAGGAAGACTAGGGATATCTCAGGTTCAAGTAAGTCGACTGGAGAAAAAAATATTGCAAAATATAAAGAATCAAATTGCGCTGTAG
- a CDS encoding tyrosine recombinase has protein sequence MTLRQWLQLFFNELLEVKRVSTNTLQSYNTDLNHFVTELENQSIVDPQQLRSAHLQAYLNELRSNGRSPATLNRKIVSIRQFCKYMTIQRALPYDPALQLESAKLEKKRPLVLSQSEMDKLLELPNLSDEYGLRDRAMIELLYASGLRVSELIALDLGHVRLEMGFLLCMGSGGKERMVPIGSQSALWVSKYIHGARGLLLNKDEHEDALFVNHLGLRLTRQGFWKTMKKYGKLLGVDLSPHTLRHTFASHLLDNGADIRAVQEMLGHVAPSTTQLYQKAPKLKIKEVYERNHPRARTSMTQSSVKEGDHEDELQKNNSHRLR, from the coding sequence ATGACACTTCGACAGTGGCTACAGCTGTTTTTCAATGAATTATTAGAAGTAAAGCGTGTTTCAACCAACACTTTACAAAGCTATAATACAGATTTGAACCATTTCGTAACCGAGCTCGAAAATCAAAGTATTGTAGATCCACAGCAGCTTCGATCAGCACATCTTCAAGCCTATTTGAACGAGCTCCGCTCGAACGGTCGCTCGCCTGCTACGCTGAATCGAAAAATTGTTTCGATCAGACAATTTTGCAAATATATGACGATCCAAAGAGCTTTGCCTTACGATCCAGCGCTACAGCTCGAATCGGCAAAGCTGGAAAAGAAGCGACCACTAGTGTTATCACAGTCCGAAATGGATAAACTACTTGAATTACCTAATCTCAGTGATGAATATGGATTGCGTGATCGTGCGATGATTGAACTGTTATATGCATCGGGATTACGTGTATCAGAATTGATCGCGCTTGATTTGGGACATGTTAGACTCGAAATGGGATTTTTGCTATGCATGGGTTCAGGTGGCAAAGAACGAATGGTGCCCATCGGTTCACAAAGTGCATTGTGGGTATCGAAGTATATTCACGGGGCTAGAGGGCTATTGCTTAACAAGGATGAACACGAAGATGCCTTATTCGTGAATCATCTCGGATTACGATTAACGAGACAGGGCTTCTGGAAAACGATGAAAAAGTATGGGAAGCTGCTCGGCGTCGATTTGTCTCCGCATACGCTTCGACATACGTTTGCGAGCCACTTGTTAGATAATGGTGCGGACATTCGGGCAGTTCAAGAGATGCTCGGTCATGTAGCTCCATCAACGACTCAATTGTATCAAAAAGCGCCAAAGCTCAAAATTAAAGAAGTGTATGAACGTAATCATCCGAGGGCACGTACTAGCATGACACAATCAAGTGTGAAAGAAGGAGATCATGAAGATGAACTTCAAAAAAATAACAGTCATCGTCTTAGATAG
- the spoIIAB gene encoding anti-sigma F factor: protein MSKNNHMKLSFSSRSENESFARIAVAAFVTQLDPTMEQLDEIKTVISEAVTNAIIHGYNGDSEGVVTVEAQIIADTVSITVSDEGRGIEDVELARQPLYTSRPELERSGMGFTIMENFMDEFELSSGEAKGTMLRMTKRIESKKALFN from the coding sequence ATGAGTAAAAATAACCATATGAAGCTAAGCTTCTCTAGTCGCTCTGAAAATGAATCATTTGCGAGAATTGCTGTTGCTGCTTTCGTAACGCAGCTAGATCCCACGATGGAGCAGCTAGATGAAATTAAGACAGTCATCTCTGAAGCAGTTACCAATGCGATCATTCACGGCTATAACGGTGATAGTGAGGGTGTAGTCACCGTTGAGGCGCAAATTATTGCAGATACTGTATCGATTACAGTTTCAGACGAAGGCCGTGGAATTGAAGATGTGGAGCTTGCTAGACAGCCACTTTACACTTCTAGACCGGAGTTAGAACGATCCGGGATGGGCTTTACGATTATGGAAAATTTCATGGATGAATTTGAATTGAGCAGTGGAGAAGCTAAAGGAACGATGTTGCGAATGACAAAGCGGATTGAATCTAAGAAGGCGCTTTTCAATTAA
- the lysA gene encoding diaminopimelate decarboxylase, producing the protein MYLHGTSKINSKGHLEIGGCDVTDLAEQFGTPLYIVDEELVRQRAREFVEAFRGTGLRHQVAYASKAFCVMAMCRIAEEEGMSLDVVSDGELYTALQAGFPVERIHFHGNNKTAEEIVMALDAGIGCFVVDNFIELDLLNTLAAEKGKMVNILLRITPGVEAHTHDYISTGQQDSKFGFDLGNGSAFRAVETAIAQSNLKLLGVHSHIGSQIFEVEGFRMAVEKVTAFAVEIRNKLDYTFTVLNLGGGFGIRYVEGDSPLPVAHYVQAIADAVIATCSGAQFPLPEIWIEPGRSIVGDAGTTLYTIGTSKDIPGVRKYIAVDGGMTDNPRPALYESRYEAVVANRANDQVTELVSVAGKCCESGDMLIWDLKLPAVNSGDLLAVFCTGAYNYAMASNYNRIRRPAVVFVRDGQADLVVARETYHNIVGNDIIPARLQKQAVAK; encoded by the coding sequence ATGTATTTGCATGGAACAAGCAAAATCAATAGCAAGGGACATCTTGAGATTGGAGGTTGTGACGTTACTGATCTCGCTGAACAATTCGGGACACCGTTATATATTGTCGATGAGGAACTCGTTCGTCAACGTGCTCGTGAATTTGTGGAAGCATTTCGCGGGACAGGTTTACGTCATCAAGTTGCCTATGCATCGAAAGCTTTTTGTGTAATGGCAATGTGTCGCATTGCGGAAGAAGAAGGCATGAGCTTAGATGTCGTATCTGACGGGGAACTATATACAGCATTGCAAGCGGGTTTTCCTGTAGAACGGATTCACTTCCATGGCAATAACAAGACGGCTGAAGAGATCGTAATGGCGTTAGATGCAGGCATTGGCTGCTTCGTCGTCGACAACTTCATTGAGCTGGACTTGCTGAATACATTAGCCGCTGAAAAAGGGAAAATGGTAAACATATTGCTTCGAATTACCCCGGGAGTTGAAGCCCATACGCACGACTATATTTCTACTGGGCAACAGGATTCGAAGTTCGGGTTTGACCTCGGCAATGGATCGGCGTTCCGTGCTGTTGAAACAGCAATTGCACAGAGCAACTTGAAGCTGCTGGGTGTACATTCCCATATCGGATCGCAAATCTTTGAAGTTGAAGGTTTCCGGATGGCAGTAGAGAAGGTTACAGCATTTGCTGTGGAAATTCGCAATAAGCTGGACTACACGTTTACGGTTCTTAACCTTGGCGGAGGTTTTGGCATTCGATATGTAGAAGGCGATTCACCACTTCCAGTCGCACATTATGTTCAAGCGATAGCTGATGCAGTCATTGCAACATGCTCCGGGGCACAATTCCCGTTACCTGAAATTTGGATCGAGCCAGGTCGTAGCATCGTTGGAGATGCAGGCACTACACTTTATACGATTGGAACGAGTAAAGACATTCCTGGTGTGCGTAAATATATCGCTGTCGATGGCGGGATGACAGATAATCCGCGTCCTGCTCTTTATGAATCACGTTACGAAGCTGTCGTTGCAAATCGTGCAAATGATCAAGTAACAGAATTGGTTTCAGTTGCTGGAAAATGCTGTGAAAGTGGCGACATGCTCATTTGGGATTTGAAGCTGCCTGCTGTTAATTCAGGCGATTTACTTGCAGTTTTCTGTACAGGTGCGTACAATTATGCAATGGCGAGCAACTACAATCGGATTCGCCGTCCTGCTGTCGTATTCGTCAGAGACGGCCAAGCGGATCTTGTGGTAGCTCGGGAAACGTATCATAACATCGTTGGCAACGATATTATTCCTGCACGCCTGCAGAAGCAAGCTGTAGCGAAGTAA
- the spoIIAA gene encoding anti-sigma F factor antagonist codes for MSLQVELEQRRNVLVVRLKGELDHHTADVVRFKMEDAILRGRCDHVVLSLKELRFMDSSGLGVILGRYKLVKSRGGKMVVSDMSTSVSRLFELSGLFKIISAYESERSALESLEVVS; via the coding sequence ATGAGCTTACAGGTCGAGCTGGAGCAACGGCGTAATGTGCTTGTTGTTCGTCTGAAGGGGGAGCTGGATCATCATACTGCGGACGTCGTTCGCTTTAAGATGGAAGATGCGATTCTGCGTGGTCGCTGTGATCATGTCGTTCTGAGCTTGAAAGAACTGCGCTTTATGGATAGCTCGGGTTTAGGAGTGATCTTGGGACGCTATAAGCTTGTGAAGAGCCGTGGTGGCAAAATGGTCGTGAGTGATATGTCTACAAGTGTAAGTAGATTGTTCGAGCTTTCAGGGTTATTTAAGATTATATCCGCATATGAGTCCGAACGATCAGCGTTGGAAAGCTTGGAGGTCGTATCATGA
- a CDS encoding D-alanyl-D-alanine carboxypeptidase, with product MGLLLLAIPATAWANDRKGQSSKADLELAMSAKSAILMDADSGTVIYEKNSDEALPPASITKIMTMLLVMEAIDEGRLKLTDSVQTSEYAASMGGSQIFLEPGEVMNVDDMLKGVALASGNDASVALAEKIAGSEQQFVVMMNEKAQQLGMKNTTFVNCNGLPAQGHLSSARDIAIMSRELLKYEDITKYTGLYQDHLRKSSEKPFWLVNTNKLVRFYSGADGLKTGYTNDAKYCLSATARRDNLRLIAVVMGEPNTKTRNAEASHLFDYAFGQFTNVAIYKKGDPIGTLTVEKGAVKSVPLVAKHSYSVLVRKGDAGKGIRHEWIVNDKVKAPLEAGANVGKVIVYRNDEVIAEFAIESPLTVNRAGWWTLFRRATGQLFLSD from the coding sequence ATGGGTCTATTGTTACTTGCTATTCCTGCTACAGCTTGGGCAAATGATCGTAAGGGGCAGTCTAGCAAGGCAGATTTGGAACTCGCAATGAGTGCGAAGTCTGCGATCTTGATGGACGCGGACAGTGGAACGGTCATCTATGAGAAAAATAGTGATGAAGCGCTTCCTCCCGCTAGTATTACGAAGATTATGACGATGCTCCTCGTTATGGAAGCGATCGATGAGGGGAGGTTGAAGCTAACAGACTCGGTACAGACGAGTGAGTATGCGGCTTCTATGGGAGGATCGCAAATTTTTCTCGAGCCCGGAGAAGTAATGAATGTTGATGATATGTTAAAGGGAGTAGCGCTTGCTTCAGGCAATGATGCATCTGTTGCGTTAGCAGAGAAGATTGCCGGTAGCGAGCAGCAATTCGTCGTGATGATGAACGAGAAGGCTCAGCAGCTTGGGATGAAAAATACGACATTTGTTAACTGCAATGGGCTCCCGGCGCAGGGACACCTATCTTCTGCGCGCGATATTGCTATAATGTCTCGCGAGCTTTTGAAATATGAGGACATTACAAAATATACAGGGCTCTATCAAGATCATTTACGAAAAAGTAGCGAAAAACCGTTTTGGCTTGTAAACACCAACAAGCTTGTACGTTTCTATAGCGGTGCAGATGGATTGAAGACGGGATATACTAACGACGCAAAATATTGCTTGTCAGCGACAGCAAGGCGGGACAATTTGCGTTTGATCGCTGTTGTAATGGGTGAACCGAATACGAAGACACGTAATGCCGAAGCTTCGCATCTATTCGACTATGCATTCGGACAATTTACGAATGTTGCGATCTATAAGAAGGGTGATCCGATCGGTACGCTAACGGTAGAGAAGGGGGCAGTAAAATCAGTGCCTCTCGTTGCAAAACATTCCTACAGTGTACTTGTACGCAAAGGGGATGCGGGCAAAGGCATTCGTCATGAATGGATAGTGAACGATAAAGTGAAGGCACCGCTTGAAGCGGGTGCAAATGTAGGCAAAGTAATCGTCTATCGTAACGATGAGGTCATAGCAGAGTTTGCGATTGAATCACCTCTAACAGTTAATCGCGCTGGCTGGTGGACACTATTCCGCAGAGCGACGGGACAATTGTTTTTATCCGATTAA
- a CDS encoding stage V sporulation protein AA yields the protein MEQQDAPIVYVRLRRRIVVKPNTVITLGQVARIVTTPALATKLNLIRLLQVTDKDGNLVLIDMLQIVQAIREAVPRIVIESFGEPHVLLEVTNSGDIKPRKWLLVLVWLLLFFGSGMAMMNFHADVNMPAVQMRITELITGHRTEHPWLFQIPYSLGVGLGMLLFFNRLLRLRHQDEPTPLEVEMFMYQENVNHFVITEEYRKKQEERLRDGRG from the coding sequence ATGGAACAACAGGATGCGCCAATTGTCTATGTGCGACTGCGTCGACGAATTGTTGTTAAGCCGAATACGGTCATTACTTTAGGACAGGTTGCTCGTATCGTTACAACACCAGCACTGGCAACGAAGTTAAATCTGATACGACTCCTTCAGGTTACCGATAAAGATGGAAATTTAGTGCTGATTGATATGCTGCAAATTGTTCAAGCGATTCGTGAAGCTGTGCCCCGTATTGTGATCGAGTCGTTCGGTGAGCCCCATGTATTACTAGAAGTAACCAATTCAGGAGATATAAAGCCAAGGAAATGGTTGCTTGTTCTCGTTTGGTTGCTGCTCTTTTTTGGTTCGGGGATGGCGATGATGAATTTTCACGCTGATGTAAATATGCCAGCTGTTCAAATGCGGATAACTGAGCTTATTACAGGACATCGAACAGAGCATCCATGGCTGTTTCAAATTCCTTATTCGCTAGGTGTGGGCCTAGGTATGCTTCTGTTCTTTAATCGATTGCTACGTTTGCGACATCAAGATGAGCCGACACCGCTTGAGGTTGAAATGTTCATGTACCAAGAAAATGTGAATCACTTTGTCATTACCGAGGAATATCGGAAAAAGCAGGAGGAGCGACTACGAGATGGCAGGGGTTGA
- a CDS encoding phosphopentomutase → MNFKKITVIVLDSVGIGELPDAADYGDVGSHTLGHIADRVKGLALPNLRRLGLANIAQLADWSPQENPMGYYSKMAEVSVGKDTMTGHWELMGLRLDTPFRTFTDGFPAELLAAFEEETGRAVIGNKAASGTEILDELGEEQMRSGAWIVYTSADSVFQLAAHEEIIPLEELYDACRIARRLTMEDRFSVGRVIARPYIGQPGSFKRTPNRHDYAVKPPANTILNELMNNGLDVIAIGKINDIFSGEGITLAYPTKSNEDGIQVTLREMQADHNGFIFTNLVDFDSLYGHRRDPEGYGRALEQFDQALPDLLAATGPEHLLIITADHGNDPIHPGTDHTREYVPLLMYSPAFESAGALDVRSSFADIAATIADNFGVDFKTHGTSFLNLLK, encoded by the coding sequence ATGAACTTCAAAAAAATAACAGTCATCGTCTTAGATAGTGTAGGAATTGGAGAATTGCCAGATGCAGCCGATTATGGAGACGTTGGATCACATACGCTGGGGCACATCGCTGATCGTGTGAAAGGTTTAGCATTACCGAATTTGCGCCGGTTAGGATTAGCAAACATTGCTCAGCTAGCCGATTGGAGTCCGCAGGAAAATCCAATGGGATACTATAGTAAGATGGCAGAGGTTTCTGTCGGGAAAGATACGATGACGGGTCATTGGGAACTGATGGGACTGCGGCTTGATACGCCGTTCCGTACGTTTACAGATGGTTTCCCTGCAGAACTTCTTGCTGCATTTGAAGAAGAGACCGGCAGAGCTGTAATTGGCAACAAAGCTGCATCGGGCACTGAGATATTGGACGAGCTTGGTGAAGAGCAGATGCGAAGTGGTGCATGGATCGTCTACACATCTGCGGATAGTGTGTTCCAACTTGCAGCTCATGAAGAGATCATACCGCTTGAGGAGCTATATGATGCGTGTAGAATTGCCCGTAGATTAACGATGGAGGATCGATTCTCGGTCGGAAGGGTCATTGCACGACCTTATATCGGGCAACCAGGTTCATTTAAACGCACGCCGAATCGTCACGACTATGCGGTCAAGCCTCCGGCTAATACGATTCTGAATGAGCTGATGAACAATGGCCTAGATGTCATTGCGATAGGCAAGATTAATGACATTTTCAGCGGTGAAGGCATAACGCTCGCATACCCCACGAAGAGTAATGAAGATGGGATACAAGTCACGCTACGTGAGATGCAAGCAGATCACAATGGTTTTATTTTCACAAACTTGGTAGATTTCGATTCGTTGTATGGTCACAGACGTGATCCTGAAGGCTATGGCAGAGCTCTAGAGCAATTCGATCAAGCTTTACCCGATCTGCTTGCGGCAACAGGGCCAGAACACTTGTTGATCATTACAGCTGATCACGGCAATGATCCCATTCATCCGGGTACTGACCATACGAGGGAATATGTGCCATTGCTCATGTATAGTCCAGCATTTGAGAGTGCAGGAGCATTAGATGTGCGTTCAAGCTTTGCTGATATTGCTGCGACGATTGCAGATAACTTCGGTGTAGACTTCAAGACACACGGGACAAGCTTCCTTAATTTACTTAAATAA